Proteins encoded by one window of Flavobacterium sp. N502540:
- a CDS encoding PepSY domain-containing protein, with protein sequence MTLSFWRYAHLALALFSSLFLILASATGTILAVDAMQEKTLPYRAENFDKITLEEALIVLKKNYSEITTINVDHNQFVTLQAIDEDGNDINAYIDPKTGKKLGTPLKKSEFIQWVTGFHRSLFLHETGRFFVGVISFLLVLIAISGFALVLNRQRGIRNFFSKVVKEYFAQYYHVVLGRLALIPILIIALTGTYLSLEKFNFFMDKKDQEKVKMVKAVISKEEKETSVFKHTLLADVRQIEFPFTDDPEEYYIIELKDREIEVNQVTGAIVGKKLSPITAQFSDLSLDLHTGRANGIWAFILAIASINILFFIYSGFAITLKRRSSRIKNKFKANESEFILLVGSENGSSLRFANAILKQLIDQGKKAFITELNSYTAFPKAEHLIVFSSTHGLGDAPSNGNKFISLLKKYPQQQKITYSVVGFGSKAYPDFCGFAFEIDKLLENQNWAERLLEVQTVNDKSAVEFVSWIRLWSAKMQIPLSTTPSLYNHVPKGLQKLMVLDKTLISETEQTFLITLRANMRAKFTSGDLLAIYPANDSRERLYSIGSHSGNIQLVVKLHPHGLGSGFLNALAPGNVIKARIINNKAFHFPKKIPQAAFISNGTGIAPFLGMIEQNKAKTEAHLYSGFRMETETVSGYKKFAAEMIQKQKLHSFHLALSRENEHFYVMDLIKRDADFFINLLQKGGVIMICGSLAMQQDVEAVLDQLCLERNVKNLSEYKKNGQLLSDCY encoded by the coding sequence ATGACTCTTTCTTTTTGGCGTTACGCGCACCTGGCTCTTGCTTTATTCTCTTCTTTATTTTTAATCCTCGCTTCGGCAACAGGTACCATATTGGCTGTTGATGCGATGCAGGAAAAAACACTTCCCTATCGGGCTGAGAATTTTGATAAGATCACATTGGAAGAAGCCCTTATCGTACTCAAAAAGAACTATTCTGAAATCACTACCATAAATGTCGATCACAATCAATTTGTAACCCTACAGGCTATCGATGAAGATGGTAATGACATTAACGCTTATATTGATCCTAAAACCGGTAAAAAATTAGGAACGCCCCTGAAAAAAAGCGAATTTATTCAATGGGTTACCGGATTCCATCGTTCTTTATTTCTTCATGAAACAGGACGATTTTTTGTTGGTGTTATTTCCTTTTTACTTGTTTTAATTGCAATTTCAGGCTTTGCATTGGTTTTAAACAGACAAAGAGGCATTCGTAATTTTTTCTCTAAAGTAGTTAAAGAGTATTTCGCACAATACTATCATGTTGTTCTGGGAAGACTGGCACTAATTCCGATTCTGATTATTGCACTTACGGGAACTTATTTATCTCTGGAAAAATTCAATTTCTTCATGGATAAAAAAGATCAGGAAAAAGTCAAAATGGTCAAAGCTGTTATTTCTAAAGAAGAAAAAGAAACTTCTGTTTTCAAACATACTCTGTTGGCGGACGTCAGACAAATTGAATTTCCTTTTACAGATGATCCGGAAGAATATTACATCATCGAATTAAAAGACCGTGAAATCGAAGTCAATCAGGTAACCGGTGCTATTGTTGGAAAAAAACTTTCTCCGATAACGGCTCAGTTTTCAGACTTAAGCCTTGATCTTCATACCGGAAGAGCTAATGGAATCTGGGCTTTTATACTTGCCATTGCCAGTATTAATATCCTCTTTTTTATCTATTCGGGTTTTGCAATTACTTTAAAAAGAAGATCCAGCCGAATCAAAAATAAATTCAAAGCCAATGAAAGTGAATTTATACTACTGGTAGGATCTGAAAATGGAAGCTCTTTACGATTTGCCAATGCCATTCTCAAACAATTAATCGATCAGGGCAAAAAAGCATTTATCACTGAATTGAACAGCTACACTGCTTTTCCAAAAGCAGAACATCTGATTGTCTTCTCCTCTACACACGGATTAGGAGATGCGCCTTCGAATGGAAATAAATTTATATCCCTTTTAAAGAAATACCCGCAACAGCAAAAAATCACTTATTCTGTAGTAGGATTCGGCTCCAAAGCCTATCCTGATTTTTGCGGTTTTGCTTTCGAAATTGACAAACTGTTAGAAAATCAAAATTGGGCAGAACGTTTATTGGAAGTTCAGACGGTAAATGATAAATCAGCAGTCGAATTTGTCAGCTGGATCAGATTGTGGAGTGCTAAGATGCAAATTCCATTGTCGACAACCCCTTCGCTTTACAATCATGTTCCGAAAGGATTACAAAAATTAATGGTTCTGGACAAAACGCTTATTTCCGAAACCGAGCAGACTTTCCTGATCACCTTGCGCGCCAACATGAGGGCTAAATTTACTTCTGGTGACTTATTGGCTATTTATCCGGCTAACGACAGCAGGGAACGTCTCTACTCGATCGGAAGTCATTCCGGAAACATACAATTGGTCGTAAAACTACATCCACACGGATTAGGTTCAGGTTTTCTAAACGCTCTGGCACCCGGAAATGTGATAAAAGCCAGAATCATCAACAATAAAGCGTTCCATTTTCCTAAAAAAATACCTCAGGCAGCCTTTATTTCAAACGGAACAGGTATTGCTCCTTTTCTTGGAATGATTGAGCAAAATAAAGCCAAGACAGAAGCTCACTTGTATTCAGGATTCCGTATGGAAACGGAAACAGTTTCAGGCTATAAAAAGTTTGCCGCTGAAATGATTCAGAAACAAAAACTGCACAGTTTTCATCTGGCTTTGTCCCGCGAAAACGAACATTTTTATGTGATGGATCTCATCAAACGCGATGCCGATTTCTTTATCAATTTATTGCAAAAAGGCGGTGTTATTATGATTTGCGGTTCACTTGCCATGCAGCAGGATGTAGAAGCAGTTCTGGACCAATTATGCCTGGAAAGAAATGTCAAGAATCTTTCGGAATACAAGAAAAATGGCCAATTGCTAAGCGATTGTTACTAG
- a CDS encoding glycoside hydrolase family 28 protein: MKAKPINLLRIILTLMPLCLLPDGFAQGSKSYDTYKNIEFKMPKVNEPVIPNNTVNLKDFGAVNGGYVLNTKAFADAIEAVSKKGGGKIIIPPGIWLTGPIILKSNIELHAETGALIKFSTDKNLYPIIETSFEGLNTWRCISPIYGKNLVNVAFTGNGVWDGSGEAWRQVKKNKLTEEQWKNFVASGGVLNDKKDSWYPSEQYLKGAKGADQNVRHDLKTKEEFEAIHDFLRPVLVSIQNSKRVLFDGPVFQNSPAWNLHPFMVEDLIVRNITVRNPWFSQNGDGLDVESCKNVIIENSSFDVGDDAICIKSGKDKDGRDRGVACENIIVKNNIVYHGHGGVTVGSEMSGGVKNLHVSNCTFMGTDVGLRFKSTRGRGGIVENIYISDIFMTDIPSQAISFDLYYGGKSIAETLAEGGNTVTTKAVPVNEETPQFKNISIKNITIKGAQQAVFLQGLPEMNLENIEISNLIAKAKKGFSIIDANGIKISNAKLDIENPTVFEIYNAKNMSLKNIAFNSTSAKAITINGEVCQNIELIQSPKIDFSKTTTLGETVPKNAVKF, from the coding sequence ATGAAAGCTAAGCCAATCAACCTTTTACGTATTATTCTAACCCTAATGCCCCTCTGTCTCTTGCCCGATGGTTTTGCTCAGGGTTCTAAGTCATATGATACCTATAAAAACATCGAATTTAAAATGCCAAAAGTCAATGAACCGGTAATACCAAATAATACCGTAAATCTAAAAGATTTTGGCGCTGTAAATGGCGGATATGTTTTAAACACTAAAGCTTTCGCTGATGCCATAGAAGCCGTGTCAAAAAAAGGTGGTGGAAAAATAATTATTCCACCCGGAATCTGGCTAACAGGTCCGATTATACTAAAAAGCAATATTGAGCTTCATGCCGAAACAGGAGCCTTAATTAAATTCTCTACCGACAAAAATTTATATCCCATTATTGAAACCAGTTTTGAAGGGCTTAACACCTGGCGCTGCATCTCTCCTATTTATGGTAAGAATCTGGTAAATGTTGCCTTTACGGGAAATGGTGTGTGGGACGGTTCCGGAGAAGCCTGGAGACAGGTTAAAAAAAACAAACTCACAGAGGAACAATGGAAAAATTTTGTTGCTTCCGGTGGTGTTTTAAATGACAAGAAGGACAGCTGGTATCCTTCTGAGCAATATCTAAAAGGAGCAAAAGGTGCGGATCAAAATGTTCGTCATGATCTAAAAACGAAAGAAGAATTTGAAGCCATTCACGACTTCCTTCGCCCAGTTTTAGTGAGCATACAAAATAGTAAAAGAGTATTGTTTGATGGTCCGGTATTTCAAAACTCACCTGCCTGGAACCTTCATCCGTTTATGGTAGAGGATTTAATTGTTAGAAACATAACCGTTCGTAATCCGTGGTTCTCACAAAACGGTGACGGTCTTGACGTAGAATCCTGCAAAAATGTAATTATCGAAAATTCAAGTTTTGATGTGGGTGATGATGCCATCTGTATCAAATCGGGAAAAGATAAAGACGGTCGTGATCGAGGTGTTGCCTGCGAAAATATTATCGTAAAAAACAACATCGTTTATCACGGACATGGCGGTGTAACAGTGGGAAGCGAAATGTCGGGCGGGGTGAAAAATCTGCATGTCTCCAATTGCACTTTCATGGGAACGGATGTTGGTTTGCGTTTTAAAAGCACCCGTGGACGTGGAGGAATTGTGGAAAACATTTATATCTCGGATATTTTTATGACCGATATTCCATCACAAGCCATTTCATTTGATTTGTATTATGGGGGAAAATCCATAGCCGAAACTTTGGCCGAAGGCGGAAACACCGTAACTACAAAAGCTGTTCCTGTAAACGAAGAAACGCCACAGTTTAAAAACATTTCAATTAAAAATATTACGATTAAGGGCGCACAGCAAGCGGTATTTCTGCAAGGTTTGCCCGAAATGAATCTGGAAAACATCGAAATCTCCAATTTAATTGCGAAAGCGAAAAAAGGCTTTTCTATTATTGATGCTAACGGAATTAAAATCAGCAATGCCAAATTAGACATCGAAAATCCTACCGTATTTGAAATCTATAATGCTAAAAATATGTCTTTAAAAAATATAGCGTTTAATTCGACTTCTGCGAAAGCAATCACTATAAATGGAGAAGTTTGTCAAAATATTGAATTGATTCAATCTCCAAAAATAGATTTTTCTAAAACAACTACCCTTGGAGAAACTGTTCCCAAAAATGCTGTAAAGTTTTGA
- a CDS encoding helix-turn-helix domain-containing protein: MLSFQTNHQEFVPAEALQKSIKCFWYDKIDYGKIQSNFEVIPDGYAEIIFYFGNELRISSSGVLKPLTSPFMIGLLHQPAVFNSVNSLEIIGIRCYPWMVFDLLGLSSQKGKEGVQVFEHPIAKLQSGLNDLIASHKIEEAIAKVEDYFLTIVAKPGTNTLLSKAGAAMKVAGGSISVREVAAASHATIRTLERNFKQSSGYTIKDVSTVMRFEQVRNRLWLEPNLSIASLAQELGYTDQSHLIREFKRYSGTTPGAFARKAKQQLINRDFVAFIQS; this comes from the coding sequence ATGCTTTCTTTTCAAACCAACCATCAGGAATTTGTTCCGGCCGAAGCATTACAAAAAAGCATAAAGTGCTTTTGGTATGATAAGATCGATTATGGGAAAATACAATCGAACTTTGAAGTAATACCGGATGGCTATGCTGAAATTATTTTTTATTTTGGAAATGAGCTTCGTATTTCTTCTAGTGGAGTTTTGAAACCGCTGACATCACCATTTATGATAGGGTTACTCCATCAGCCTGCTGTTTTTAATTCTGTTAATTCGCTTGAAATTATTGGGATCAGGTGTTATCCGTGGATGGTTTTTGACCTGCTTGGATTGTCTTCTCAAAAGGGTAAGGAGGGAGTACAGGTTTTTGAGCATCCTATTGCTAAACTTCAGTCTGGTTTGAACGATTTGATAGCTTCACACAAAATTGAAGAGGCAATTGCTAAAGTCGAAGACTATTTTTTGACAATAGTAGCAAAACCGGGCACTAACACTTTGTTGTCTAAAGCTGGTGCCGCCATGAAAGTGGCCGGAGGAAGTATATCGGTTAGGGAGGTAGCCGCAGCTTCTCATGCCACAATACGTACTTTAGAAAGAAATTTTAAGCAATCATCAGGTTATACTATTAAAGATGTTTCGACTGTCATGCGCTTCGAACAGGTTCGTAACCGATTATGGCTCGAGCCCAATTTAAGTATTGCAAGTTTAGCGCAGGAATTAGGTTATACGGATCAGTCTCACTTGATCAGAGAATTTAAACGTTACAGCGGTACCACACCGGGTGCATTTGCACGAAAAGCAAAACAACAGCTGATAAACCGTGATTTTGTCGCATTTATACAATCCTAA
- a CDS encoding TonB-dependent receptor, whose protein sequence is MRFLLLLLTFVHFSVWSQNGNIKGKVTFENSESAFGASVTIAGTQKFALVGNNGQFEIKNVAYGTYTLEITSLEAKTKTVKVTLNSPTAQVNISLEKSNDPKALKEVVVKKTSVKREIMNKGFSVNVIETKDAATRNIQTNELLDRSAGVRIRQNGGLGSSVNYNLNGMSGNAIRIFIDGIPLDTYGSSFSLNSIPPALIERIEVYKGVTPAELADDALGGAINVILKKGAKNTLNASASYGSFNTIQSNFNTTYRDKSGFTLKGSGFYNYSDNDYEVWGRFIYNIAPDGTREAVRVKRFENRYRSYGGRFEAGFTNVKWADNFLIGLNVSEDHNQIQHGQYMTKPYKGRFSEADATVLSLNYSKKDFLFKKLDFSTNTVYSGKHQVVNDTVRTVYNWFGEKVIDLRTGKPLLSYAGAQQGAPTINTISENVLSSRTVLTYNLNEKNRFIFSNLFYTLDRNEDDLIKPEFQRDFEATSDLQKTVTSLAYEMQAFDSRLRTNIFGKFYEQKVNHRKPELLTQNGQTTVVEKMTKSTTPLFGYGLAASYFFTPALMITASAEKAIRLPNATEIFGRPSDNVLANPNLKPEQSNNFNLGLQFGPYAINTHKISVAATGFSRNTRDRIVRVSNDRVNDAIQVLPFDNLGRAQSIGYEASFNYSYNDRLFVSMNLSRFNSLYKKKYDDNGKELDFYNRQIPNEPFFTVNGNVQYNFKELIQKKSQLNLYYNFGYVDPFPTIWIDVPDSKTPAQFAQDLGLSYVFPNKQFVVSIDAKNIFDKQVFDNYAVQKPGRAFYLKLNYTLNNF, encoded by the coding sequence ATGAGGTTTTTATTGTTGTTGTTGACATTCGTTCATTTTTCAGTTTGGTCCCAAAATGGGAATATTAAAGGAAAAGTTACTTTTGAAAATTCTGAATCTGCATTCGGCGCCTCAGTTACAATTGCCGGAACTCAAAAGTTTGCCTTAGTTGGTAACAACGGTCAATTTGAAATTAAAAATGTTGCTTACGGTACATACACTCTCGAAATTACATCACTTGAAGCGAAAACTAAAACAGTAAAGGTAACTTTAAACAGTCCTACTGCTCAGGTAAATATCTCATTGGAAAAATCAAATGATCCAAAAGCCTTAAAAGAGGTTGTTGTAAAAAAGACATCGGTAAAAAGAGAAATTATGAACAAAGGTTTCTCTGTCAATGTGATAGAAACTAAAGACGCGGCCACCAGAAATATACAAACGAATGAATTACTTGACCGCTCTGCGGGTGTACGAATCAGACAAAACGGAGGATTAGGTTCAAGCGTAAATTACAATCTGAATGGAATGTCCGGAAACGCTATCCGAATTTTTATTGACGGAATCCCACTAGATACATATGGTTCTTCCTTTAGCCTTAACAGTATACCACCTGCCCTAATTGAACGCATCGAAGTGTACAAAGGAGTGACTCCGGCAGAGCTAGCCGATGACGCCTTGGGTGGAGCTATCAATGTGATTCTGAAAAAAGGCGCTAAAAATACACTGAATGCCTCTGCTTCCTACGGTTCTTTTAATACCATTCAATCGAACTTTAACACAACCTATCGTGACAAATCCGGTTTTACCCTAAAAGGATCCGGGTTCTATAATTACTCTGATAACGATTATGAAGTATGGGGAAGATTTATTTACAATATAGCACCGGACGGAACTCGTGAAGCTGTAAGAGTTAAACGTTTCGAGAACCGATACAGATCATACGGAGGAAGATTTGAAGCCGGTTTTACCAATGTCAAATGGGCTGACAATTTTCTAATTGGGTTAAATGTTTCTGAAGATCACAATCAAATTCAGCACGGTCAATACATGACAAAACCTTATAAAGGCCGTTTCTCCGAAGCTGATGCTACTGTTTTAAGTCTGAATTACTCTAAAAAAGATTTCCTCTTTAAAAAACTGGATTTCTCGACCAACACGGTCTATAGCGGTAAACATCAGGTCGTAAATGATACCGTCAGAACGGTTTACAACTGGTTTGGTGAAAAAGTAATAGATTTAAGAACAGGTAAACCTCTTTTATCTTATGCGGGGGCACAACAAGGTGCACCAACAATCAATACTATCTCAGAAAATGTGCTAAGCTCCAGAACCGTATTGACTTATAATCTAAATGAAAAAAACAGATTTATATTCAGTAATTTATTCTATACACTGGATAGAAATGAAGACGATTTAATCAAACCGGAATTTCAAAGAGATTTTGAAGCAACATCTGATTTACAAAAAACGGTTACTTCCCTGGCCTACGAAATGCAGGCTTTTGACTCACGCCTGAGAACCAATATTTTCGGTAAGTTTTACGAGCAAAAAGTAAACCACAGAAAACCGGAATTGCTCACACAAAATGGGCAAACCACAGTAGTGGAAAAGATGACCAAAAGTACAACTCCTCTATTTGGATACGGACTGGCCGCTTCCTACTTTTTTACTCCTGCCCTTATGATTACGGCATCAGCAGAAAAAGCCATCCGATTACCAAATGCAACTGAAATATTTGGAAGACCCAGTGACAATGTACTGGCTAACCCCAATCTAAAACCGGAACAAAGCAACAATTTCAATTTAGGATTACAATTTGGACCTTACGCCATAAATACGCACAAAATTTCGGTTGCTGCAACAGGTTTTTCGAGAAATACCCGAGATCGAATTGTTCGTGTCTCGAATGACAGAGTTAATGATGCCATACAAGTTTTACCGTTTGATAATCTGGGACGTGCGCAATCGATTGGCTATGAAGCATCCTTTAATTATAGCTATAACGACCGTTTGTTTGTATCGATGAACCTGTCAAGATTCAACTCCTTATACAAAAAGAAATACGATGATAATGGGAAGGAGCTGGATTTTTACAACAGACAAATCCCAAATGAACCTTTCTTTACCGTAAACGGAAACGTTCAGTACAACTTTAAAGAACTGATACAAAAGAAATCACAACTGAATTTGTACTACAACTTTGGTTACGTAGATCCATTTCCAACAATTTGGATTGATGTACCGGATTCTAAAACACCAGCGCAATTTGCACAGGATTTAGGCTTGAGTTATGTTTTTCCGAACAAACAATTTGTGGTAAGTATTGATGCCAAAAACATTTTTGATAAACAGGTTTTCGATAATTACGCTGTTCAAAAACCCGGACGTGCTTTTTATCTAAAACTGAATTATACCCTTAATAACTTTTAA
- a CDS encoding glycine-rich domain-containing protein encodes MNKTLWEKVLAFSFDQPNDQYGFSTRLALENHWTIHFTQSAIIEYKKFLFLAATNNEMVSPSAIVDIVWHQHLIFTNSYSDFCDLLGKRIEHIPSTHNRSEFDKFKIAKERTKELYEVNFGPQLAEIWHYHNELDSLHLERSKYEILKLRKNFLIYTIALSFPVCLAIFSFLIKINNPNFLIVYLLLFVVVILFLKFYVRKSFLLLYDKIKNNFILQNLTALEMVFFKENKRDAVVHGVVNNLIINHKIKILTNDRLELIDESFVENRYENCIVEIMKDFEPMSYKELCKTALQKPIFEQLQKATYRIRNRIFDSKEFANVVIVVMSILGFLLSIGFSRFITGVWRGKPITFLLFAIIPLALISLYYINQVLNLMFTTIIPSVFEDKARIVAAYEKNWEWDYFLYGNIVLASSFLPLINYNTNSVSPNNLTSSGSCGTSSCGTSSCGTSSCGSSCGSSCGGCGGD; translated from the coding sequence ATGAATAAAACACTTTGGGAGAAGGTTTTAGCATTTAGTTTTGATCAGCCAAATGATCAATATGGGTTTTCAACAAGATTAGCACTAGAGAATCATTGGACGATTCATTTTACTCAAAGTGCCATAATTGAATATAAAAAGTTTCTTTTTCTGGCTGCGACCAATAACGAAATGGTTTCACCTTCAGCGATTGTTGATATTGTTTGGCATCAACACTTAATTTTTACTAATTCTTATTCTGATTTCTGTGATTTATTAGGAAAGAGGATCGAACATATTCCCTCAACTCATAATAGATCAGAATTTGATAAGTTTAAAATAGCAAAAGAAAGAACAAAGGAGCTTTATGAAGTTAATTTTGGTCCACAGTTAGCTGAAATTTGGCATTATCATAATGAATTAGATTCTTTGCATTTAGAGAGAAGTAAATATGAAATTTTAAAACTTAGGAAAAACTTTTTAATCTATACCATCGCTCTGTCATTTCCGGTGTGTTTGGCAATCTTTTCATTTTTAATAAAAATTAATAATCCTAATTTCCTTATAGTATATCTTTTGCTTTTTGTTGTTGTAATTTTATTCTTGAAATTTTATGTCCGAAAAAGTTTTCTTTTACTATATGATAAAATTAAGAACAACTTCATTTTGCAGAATCTTACGGCACTTGAAATGGTATTTTTTAAAGAAAACAAACGGGATGCTGTCGTTCATGGAGTGGTGAATAATTTGATTATAAATCATAAAATTAAGATTTTAACAAATGATAGATTAGAATTAATTGATGAAAGTTTTGTTGAAAATAGATATGAGAACTGTATTGTCGAGATTATGAAAGATTTTGAGCCAATGTCTTATAAGGAATTATGTAAGACTGCCTTGCAAAAACCTATTTTTGAGCAACTTCAGAAAGCAACTTATAGAATAAGAAACAGAATTTTTGATTCGAAAGAATTTGCAAATGTAGTGATCGTTGTGATGAGTATTTTAGGATTCTTGTTAAGCATTGGTTTTAGCAGATTCATAACTGGAGTTTGGAGAGGTAAACCTATTACATTTTTACTTTTTGCCATTATTCCTTTGGCTTTAATTTCATTGTACTATATCAATCAAGTCTTGAATTTAATGTTTACAACTATTATACCTTCTGTTTTCGAAGATAAGGCAAGGATAGTAGCTGCATATGAAAAGAATTGGGAATGGGATTATTTTCTTTATGGAAATATAGTATTAGCAAGTTCATTCTTGCCATTGATTAATTACAATACAAATTCGGTTTCTCCAAATAATTTAACTAGTTCAGGATCATGTGGGACTTCTTCATGCGGGACTTCTTCTTGTGGAACCTCTTCTTGTGGAAGTTCTTGCGGTTCTTCATGTGGAGGGTGCGGTGGTGACTAA
- a CDS encoding FAD:protein FMN transferase produces MSIKKAIHTHSLMLLVMFWSLTSTAQVLRKRTTLLMGGRFDISIVAKDSLTAEQNIDIVIAEITRIENLISDWKSDSQVSEVNQNAGIRPVKVDREVFELTQRALQFSEATKGGFDISFAAMDRIWKFDGSMTEMPSAEAIKKSVEKVGYKNIILDSVQSTVFLKLKGMKIGFGALGEGYATDKCRNIMLAKGIKAGIVNGSGDMTAWGRQPNGKDWNIGMTNPFHPDTLFAVVPLNNGAVTTSGSYEKFVVFNGKRYSHIINPATGYPATGLCSVSVFGPNAETANGLSTSLMVLGQKAGLLLLKKYPDYSCVMITDNGKLVKSSNFKIKKFKTKF; encoded by the coding sequence ATGTCAATCAAAAAAGCGATCCATACTCACTCTTTAATGCTACTGGTAATGTTTTGGAGCCTAACCAGTACTGCACAGGTTCTGCGAAAAAGAACCACTTTGCTTATGGGGGGACGCTTTGACATTTCGATTGTAGCAAAAGACTCCCTTACCGCAGAACAGAATATCGATATTGTAATTGCTGAAATCACACGAATTGAAAATCTGATCTCCGACTGGAAATCTGATTCACAAGTCTCTGAGGTCAATCAAAATGCAGGAATCCGCCCTGTAAAGGTAGATCGTGAAGTTTTTGAACTCACCCAAAGAGCATTACAATTTTCAGAGGCTACCAAAGGTGGTTTCGATATCAGTTTTGCCGCAATGGATCGAATCTGGAAATTTGACGGATCGATGACAGAAATGCCTTCGGCCGAGGCCATCAAAAAATCTGTAGAAAAAGTAGGTTACAAAAATATTATCCTCGACAGCGTTCAATCGACCGTATTCCTAAAATTAAAAGGAATGAAAATTGGATTTGGCGCTTTAGGAGAAGGTTATGCGACCGATAAATGCCGAAATATAATGCTTGCAAAAGGCATCAAAGCCGGAATTGTAAACGGTTCAGGCGATATGACTGCCTGGGGGAGACAACCCAATGGAAAAGACTGGAATATTGGCATGACGAATCCTTTTCATCCTGATACTTTGTTTGCCGTTGTCCCGTTAAACAATGGTGCTGTGACCACCTCCGGAAGTTATGAAAAGTTTGTTGTTTTCAACGGCAAGCGTTACTCTCATATCATCAATCCCGCAACCGGATATCCTGCTACTGGTTTGTGTAGTGTTTCTGTTTTTGGTCCAAATGCGGAAACTGCAAATGGGTTAAGTACTTCTCTTATGGTTTTAGGACAAAAAGCAGGACTTCTTCTTTTAAAAAAATATCCCGACTATAGCTGTGTCATGATCACCGATAATGGAAAATTAGTCAAATCCTCGAACTTCAAAATAAAAAAATTCAAGACTAAATTTTAA
- a CDS encoding FAD-dependent oxidoreductase, which translates to MMLLKDKKVAIIGAGPVGLTMAKLLQQNGVDVTVYERDLNAETRISGGTLDLHKGSGQEALAQAGLLDNYFDKAVPMGRTVADPQGNVLFSKTTTEEERYDNPEINRNDLRLLLLNSLKSDTVIWDSKFTNLKADSVKWLLEFENGTNAIADFVIGANGGMSKARKLITPATIEYTGTLMIQGEVLCPETSCEKFNRLCNGTILMTSGKEGLLVANPKNGKVLSYNIIFKSPEEFIRKDGAFESTDGIRKYLLNRFSEWDERYKELLEATSSFVLWPTRKIILDCHWKKERPLLITLIGDAAHIMPPFAGQGANIGLLDALILSNNLTNGEFETIEEAITDYEQKMFVYATEAQLETATNEIAMQSPDFSFLEFYR; encoded by the coding sequence ATGATGTTATTAAAAGATAAAAAAGTAGCCATTATTGGTGCAGGACCAGTTGGTCTTACTATGGCAAAATTATTACAGCAAAACGGAGTAGATGTTACCGTTTATGAAAGAGATTTAAATGCTGAAACCAGAATTTCCGGTGGAACACTTGATCTTCACAAAGGTTCAGGACAAGAAGCTTTAGCGCAAGCTGGTTTATTGGATAATTATTTTGATAAGGCAGTACCAATGGGAAGAACAGTAGCTGATCCTCAAGGAAATGTTTTATTTTCTAAAACAACAACCGAAGAAGAACGTTATGATAATCCCGAAATTAACAGGAACGATTTAAGATTATTATTGCTTAATAGTTTGAAAAGTGATACTGTAATCTGGGACAGCAAGTTTACCAATCTTAAAGCTGACAGCGTAAAATGGCTTCTGGAGTTTGAAAACGGGACAAATGCGATTGCCGATTTTGTTATTGGAGCTAATGGAGGAATGTCTAAAGCCAGAAAATTGATCACACCTGCTACAATCGAGTATACCGGAACATTGATGATACAAGGCGAGGTGCTTTGTCCGGAAACATCCTGCGAGAAGTTCAATAGATTGTGTAACGGCACTATACTTATGACTTCCGGAAAAGAAGGTTTATTGGTTGCAAATCCAAAGAATGGCAAAGTATTAAGTTATAATATCATTTTCAAAAGTCCGGAGGAGTTTATCAGGAAAGATGGAGCTTTTGAAAGTACGGATGGTATTCGAAAGTACCTTTTAAATCGGTTTTCTGAATGGGACGAACGCTATAAGGAATTACTGGAAGCTACTTCTTCTTTTGTTTTATGGCCAACGCGAAAGATCATTTTAGATTGTCATTGGAAAAAAGAGCGTCCGTTGCTTATCACACTCATTGGAGATGCGGCACATATTATGCCTCCTTTTGCGGGTCAGGGGGCAAATATAGGATTATTAGACGCCCTAATTTTATCGAATAATCTGACCAATGGAGAATTTGAAACGATAGAGGAAGCAATAACTGATTATGAACAAAAGATGTTTGTTTATGCAACAGAAGCACAGCTTGAGACGGCAACTAACGAAATAGCAATGCAGAGTCCTGATTTTTCTTTTTTGGAATTTTACAGGTAA